Proteins encoded together in one Mycobacterium sp. MS1601 window:
- a CDS encoding MCE family protein, with product MRLTRRLRIQLAVLLVIGLTAAVVMAINYVKVPALLGIGQYRVIVELPESAGLYPSGNVTYRGVTVGRVDDVRLTTTGVEAVLALRTGTDIPSDLDAEVHSQSAVGEQYVALLPRSDAAQPLRDGDVIPLSRTTIPADLNELLDATNAGLLAIPGDDLRTAIDESATAVAGLGPELSRLIDGATGVAIDARDNLGPLITLIDKAAPVLDSQADTAADIQAWSSHVAELTAQLRDNDAAVAGIVQGGGPATDEVRALLDRVQPTVPILLANLVSIGEVALEYNASLEQILVLFPQGTAIFQQLGVPTHGTGLPPGGYLDFNLNFNLPPPCTTGFLPAQQRRAPALEDAPDRPAGDLYCRIPQDSMFNVRGVRNIPCQTVPGKRAPTVKMCESDESYVPLNDGMAWKGDPNATLSGQPIPQVASVEYDPATGTYLAPGGTVGRRPDLAAGVPTEKTWESLLVPPGR from the coding sequence ATGCGACTGACGAGACGTCTGCGGATCCAGTTGGCGGTACTGCTGGTCATCGGGTTGACCGCTGCCGTCGTGATGGCGATCAACTATGTCAAGGTGCCCGCGCTCCTGGGTATCGGCCAGTACCGCGTGATCGTCGAACTACCCGAATCCGCAGGTCTGTATCCCAGCGGCAACGTCACCTATCGCGGAGTCACCGTCGGTCGCGTCGACGACGTCCGGTTGACCACCACCGGAGTCGAAGCCGTGCTCGCGCTGCGCACCGGCACTGACATCCCGTCGGATCTCGACGCCGAGGTGCACAGCCAGTCCGCAGTGGGGGAGCAGTACGTGGCGCTGCTGCCGCGCTCCGATGCTGCCCAGCCGCTTCGAGACGGTGACGTGATCCCGCTGTCACGCACCACCATCCCGGCTGATCTCAACGAGTTGCTGGACGCCACCAATGCCGGTCTGCTGGCCATTCCCGGCGACGATCTGCGCACGGCGATCGACGAGTCCGCCACGGCGGTGGCAGGCCTGGGTCCGGAGCTGAGCCGCCTCATCGACGGAGCCACAGGAGTGGCCATCGACGCCCGAGACAACCTCGGTCCACTGATCACGCTCATCGACAAGGCCGCCCCGGTGCTGGACTCCCAGGCCGACACGGCAGCAGATATCCAGGCGTGGTCGTCGCATGTCGCCGAGCTCACCGCCCAGTTGCGGGACAACGATGCGGCCGTGGCCGGGATAGTGCAGGGTGGCGGTCCGGCCACCGACGAGGTGCGGGCACTGTTGGATCGGGTGCAGCCGACCGTGCCGATCCTGCTCGCCAATCTGGTGAGCATCGGCGAGGTGGCCCTGGAGTACAACGCCAGCCTCGAGCAGATCCTGGTGCTCTTTCCCCAGGGCACCGCGATCTTCCAGCAGCTCGGCGTGCCCACCCACGGCACCGGCCTGCCGCCGGGTGGCTACCTGGACTTCAACCTCAACTTCAACCTCCCGCCACCCTGCACCACCGGATTCCTCCCCGCTCAGCAACGCCGGGCGCCCGCCCTCGAAGATGCCCCCGACCGTCCGGCGGGTGACCTGTACTGCCGCATTCCTCAGGACTCGATGTTCAATGTCCGTGGGGTGCGCAACATTCCATGCCAGACGGTGCCGGGCAAGCGAGCCCCTACGGTGAAGATGTGCGAGAGCGACGAGAGCTACGTCCCGCTCAACGACGGGATGGCGTGGAAGGGGGACCCGAACGCGACCCTGTCCGGTCAGCCGATTCCGCAGGTGGCTTCGGTGGAGTACGACCCGGCTACCGGCACCTACCTCGCTCCCGGCGGCACGGTCGGTCGGCGGCCCGATCTGGCTGCCGGCGTGCCGACCGAGAAGACGTGGGAGTCGCTGTTGGTTCCGCCGGGACGGTAA